A stretch of Paludisphaera borealis DNA encodes these proteins:
- a CDS encoding DUF2784 domain-containing protein, with amino-acid sequence MNPLIMLADLIVVIHFALMAFIVFGLLVVLLGVVFRWAWVRNIWFRAIHLFVILVIVGEALAGVRCPLTVWEHDLRVRAGQTTFEGDFIAHWVHRLMFFRAEPWVFTVAYITFGLVVLATFLLAPPRFKRDAKPTVAPEPADA; translated from the coding sequence ATGAACCCGCTTATCATGCTGGCCGACCTGATCGTGGTGATTCACTTCGCCCTGATGGCGTTCATCGTCTTTGGCCTCCTGGTCGTCTTGCTGGGGGTCGTCTTCCGCTGGGCGTGGGTGCGAAACATCTGGTTTCGGGCGATCCACCTGTTCGTGATTCTGGTCATCGTCGGCGAGGCGCTCGCGGGGGTTCGCTGTCCGCTGACGGTCTGGGAGCACGACCTCCGCGTCCGGGCCGGGCAGACGACCTTCGAAGGCGACTTCATCGCGCACTGGGTCCACCGGCTGATGTTCTTCCGGGCCGAGCCCTGGGTCTTCACCGTCGCCTACATCACGTTCGGCCTCGTCGTGCTGGCGACGTTCCTCCTCGCGCCGCCACGCTTCAAGCGCGACGCGAAACCGACCGTCGCGCCGGAACCGGCCGATGCCTGA
- the metK gene encoding methionine adenosyltransferase: MSQHDRYLFTSESVSMGHPDKMADQISDSILDAILEQDPYGRVACETLLTTGLVCLAGEITTKAMIDYPSIVRQVVRDIGFTSSDMGFDGTTCAVMVALGKQSPDIAQGVDENSDKGKDIGAGDQGMMFGFACNETPELMPLPIALAHRIINKITEVRQNGQIPWLRPDAKSQVTIEYDGFTPVRVNTVVVSTQHSPDVSHEELCRRIRKEVIDPVIPAHLVSGDIVCHINPTGKFVIGGPHGDAGVTGRKIIVDTYGGMGRHGGGAFSGKDATKVDRSAAYMARYVAKNVVAAGLAERCEIQLAYAIGVSEPVSIHVDTFGTGQLPDAAIAEIVRKGFPLTPAGIIRHLDLRRPIFRKTASGGHFGRSEPEFTWEKTDRATLLRDAANQIARTATLV, translated from the coding sequence GTGTCACAGCACGACCGTTACCTGTTCACGAGCGAATCCGTGTCGATGGGCCATCCCGACAAGATGGCGGATCAGATCTCGGACAGCATCCTCGACGCGATCCTCGAGCAAGACCCCTACGGCCGCGTGGCCTGCGAGACGCTGCTGACCACCGGCCTGGTCTGCCTTGCGGGCGAGATCACCACCAAGGCGATGATCGACTATCCCTCGATCGTCCGCCAGGTGGTTCGCGACATCGGCTTCACCTCGAGCGACATGGGGTTCGACGGCACGACCTGCGCGGTCATGGTGGCTCTGGGCAAGCAGTCGCCCGACATCGCCCAGGGGGTCGACGAGAACAGCGACAAGGGCAAGGACATCGGCGCCGGCGACCAGGGGATGATGTTCGGCTTCGCCTGCAATGAGACGCCCGAGCTCATGCCGCTGCCGATCGCGCTGGCCCACCGGATCATCAACAAGATCACCGAGGTCCGCCAGAACGGCCAGATTCCTTGGCTGCGTCCCGACGCCAAGAGCCAGGTGACGATCGAGTACGACGGCTTCACGCCGGTCCGCGTCAACACCGTGGTCGTCTCGACCCAGCACTCCCCCGACGTCTCCCACGAAGAGCTGTGCCGGCGAATCCGCAAAGAGGTGATCGACCCGGTCATCCCGGCGCACCTGGTCAGCGGCGACATCGTCTGCCACATCAACCCGACCGGCAAGTTCGTGATCGGCGGTCCGCACGGCGACGCGGGCGTGACGGGGCGGAAGATCATCGTCGACACCTACGGCGGCATGGGCCGTCACGGCGGCGGCGCCTTCAGCGGCAAGGACGCCACCAAGGTCGACCGCTCGGCCGCCTACATGGCGCGCTACGTGGCCAAGAACGTCGTCGCCGCCGGCCTGGCCGAACGTTGCGAGATTCAGCTCGCCTATGCGATCGGCGTGTCCGAACCGGTGAGCATCCACGTCGACACGTTCGGCACCGGCCAGCTTCCCGACGCGGCGATCGCCGAGATCGTCCGCAAGGGCTTCCCGCTGACCCCCGCCGGCATCATCAGGCACCTCGACCTGCGCCGGCCGATCTTCCGCAAGACGGCCAGCGGCGGCCACTTCGGCCGCTCCGAGCCGGAATTCACCTGGGAAAAGACCGACCGCGCGACCCTGCTCCGCGACGCGGCCAACCAGATCGCCCGCACGGCGACCCTGGTCTGA
- the galK gene encoding galactokinase codes for MTPAELEAVAVKVFAERYGSQPSVASCAPGRVELLGNHTDYNGGLVMAAAIDRYTTAVGLAQPTRDGQVYAVDFDGSHQFPLADITRGEVGTWPNYVKGVVWAIQEALDSELTSGFEVAIAGDVPLGAGLSSSASLQAAIAFFLLQAGVAPGRTIDQYVGDDSDPARMDLAMVLRRSENAFVGVSSGLLDQFSSLFGKADHALFLDCQSLEFDRLPLGDPGPAIIVCDSKTSRRLADGMYNRRFAECQTIVSYFRDRDGGDAVSLLRDVSLADLERCWDDLDPIARKRARHVLTENERVRQGVSALKAGDLVGFGRLISASHASSRDDFENSSPALDALVEAAESAPGFLGGKLSGAGWAGCTVNLVEADKAEAFAEAVAAGYSKRQGVTPDVHICRAAEGASSRSLAR; via the coding sequence ATGACGCCCGCAGAACTGGAAGCCGTCGCCGTGAAGGTGTTCGCGGAGCGGTACGGCTCGCAGCCTTCGGTCGCCTCGTGCGCGCCGGGCCGCGTCGAGCTGCTCGGCAACCATACCGACTACAACGGCGGCCTCGTCATGGCCGCGGCCATCGACCGCTACACCACCGCCGTCGGCCTCGCCCAGCCGACCCGCGACGGCCAGGTCTACGCCGTCGATTTCGACGGCTCGCACCAGTTCCCGCTCGCCGACATCACCCGGGGCGAAGTCGGGACCTGGCCGAACTACGTCAAGGGGGTGGTCTGGGCGATCCAGGAAGCCCTCGACTCCGAACTGACCAGCGGCTTCGAGGTCGCCATCGCCGGCGACGTGCCGCTGGGCGCGGGGCTTTCCAGCTCGGCGAGCTTGCAGGCCGCTATCGCCTTCTTTCTGCTTCAAGCCGGCGTCGCGCCCGGCCGCACCATCGATCAATACGTCGGCGACGACTCCGACCCGGCCCGGATGGACCTGGCGATGGTCCTCAGACGCTCCGAGAACGCCTTCGTGGGGGTCTCGTCCGGTCTGCTCGACCAGTTTTCGAGCCTGTTCGGCAAGGCCGACCACGCGCTCTTCCTCGATTGCCAGTCGCTCGAATTCGACCGTCTGCCGCTGGGCGATCCCGGCCCGGCGATCATCGTCTGCGACTCCAAGACCTCGCGGCGGCTGGCCGACGGCATGTACAACCGGCGGTTCGCCGAGTGCCAGACGATCGTGTCCTACTTCCGCGACCGCGACGGCGGCGACGCCGTCAGCCTGCTCCGCGACGTCAGCCTGGCCGACCTCGAACGGTGCTGGGACGATCTCGACCCGATCGCCCGCAAGCGGGCGCGGCACGTCCTGACCGAGAACGAGCGGGTCCGCCAGGGAGTTTCCGCCCTCAAGGCCGGCGACCTCGTCGGCTTCGGCCGGCTGATTTCAGCCTCGCACGCCTCCAGCCGCGACGACTTCGAGAACAGCTCCCCCGCGCTCGACGCTCTGGTCGAAGCCGCCGAGTCGGCCCCCGGCTTCCTCGGCGGCAAGCTCTCGGGAGCGGGCTGGGCCGGCTGCACGGTGAACCTCGTCGAAGCCGACAAGGCCGAGGCGTTCGCCGAGGCCGTCGCCGCCGGCTACTCGAAGCGACAGGGCGTCACGCCCGACGTCCACATCTGCCGCGCCGCCGAAGGCGCGTCGAGCCGGAGCCTTGCCCGCTGA
- a CDS encoding rhomboid family intramembrane serine protease codes for MRQIGALPPNLDPKVFEDHLLSLGVKSRFDRNPEGWAVWIFNEDHVARAKQELDAYLSRPDDPKFRESAPAAEARRRREKQLDREYRKNARDVADAWSGVRFRRRPATITMVLIAVVVFVLQHSQRFGPEVVDQLGFFAWTQGEPELRPDHALTDIVHGQAWRLVTPIFLHFSILHIFFNVWWMLVLGTAIERQRGTWRLVVLILVTAVLSNLTEFVYMEWFLRDSHLFGGLSGVVYALFGYVWMKGEYQPEQGLSIDSRNTMLMMVWLFVCMTGAVGPIANAAHVGGLVAGAALGLLRF; via the coding sequence TTGCGACAGATCGGCGCCCTGCCCCCGAATCTCGATCCCAAGGTCTTCGAGGACCACCTGCTCAGCCTCGGGGTGAAATCCCGGTTCGACCGGAACCCCGAGGGATGGGCCGTCTGGATCTTCAACGAGGACCACGTCGCCCGGGCCAAGCAAGAGCTTGACGCCTATCTGAGCCGGCCCGACGACCCGAAGTTCCGCGAATCGGCCCCGGCCGCCGAGGCGCGCCGCCGGCGCGAGAAGCAACTCGACCGCGAGTACCGCAAGAACGCCCGCGACGTCGCTGACGCGTGGTCCGGCGTCCGTTTCCGCCGCCGGCCGGCGACGATCACGATGGTCCTGATCGCCGTCGTGGTCTTCGTGCTCCAGCACAGCCAGCGATTCGGCCCCGAGGTGGTCGATCAGCTTGGTTTCTTCGCTTGGACCCAGGGCGAACCCGAACTTCGGCCCGATCATGCTCTGACCGACATCGTCCACGGCCAGGCCTGGCGGCTGGTCACGCCGATCTTCCTTCACTTCTCAATCCTCCACATCTTCTTCAATGTCTGGTGGATGCTGGTCCTCGGAACCGCGATCGAGCGCCAGCGCGGCACCTGGCGGCTGGTTGTCTTGATCCTGGTCACCGCCGTCCTCTCCAACCTGACCGAATTCGTGTACATGGAATGGTTCCTCCGCGACTCCCACCTGTTCGGCGGACTCTCGGGGGTGGTCTATGCACTCTTCGGCTACGTCTGGATGAAGGGCGAGTACCAGCCCGAGCAGGGGCTAAGCATCGATTCGAGAAACACGATGCTCATGATGGTCTGGCTGTTCGTCTGCATGACCGGGGCCGTCGGACCGATCGCCAACGCCGCGCACGTCGGGGGGCTGGTGGCGGGCGCCGCCTTGGGCTTGTTGCGTTTCTGA
- a CDS encoding DUF488 family protein, with amino-acid sequence MPERREFFTIGYGGRPPEEFVGLLSAHGVKTVADVRIRPERASMGAYTKARTPDKGIEKLLGDRGIGYRSILELGNVFLDRGDWPVIYHDLMERAGDLLVARLVDLPGPFCLLCAEKRVADCHRRIIADYLVAHRGWAVEHIE; translated from the coding sequence ATGCCTGAGCGGCGGGAATTCTTCACCATCGGCTACGGCGGCCGGCCGCCGGAGGAGTTCGTCGGGCTGCTGTCGGCTCACGGCGTGAAGACGGTCGCCGACGTCCGTATCCGGCCCGAGCGGGCCAGCATGGGGGCGTACACGAAGGCCAGGACGCCCGATAAGGGGATCGAGAAGCTGCTGGGCGATCGGGGGATCGGCTACCGGTCGATCCTCGAACTCGGCAACGTGTTCCTCGACCGGGGCGACTGGCCGGTGATCTACCACGACCTGATGGAGCGCGCGGGCGACCTGCTCGTGGCGCGGCTCGTCGATCTGCCGGGACCGTTCTGCTTGCTCTGCGCCGAGAAGCGCGTGGCCGACTGCCACCGGCGAATCATCGCCGATTACCTGGTCGCACACCGGGGCTGGGCGGTCGAGCACATCGAGTGA
- a CDS encoding molybdopterin-dependent oxidoreductase codes for MNRSRSSRLVLALAIGVVATGAGRAAFGQAPTPAKDAKPTVALRVHGEVAKPLELSAADLAGLKRQTVTARAHDNRESRYEGVALHDVLQKAVLPAGKDLRGKAVSLYLIVEAADGYQALFALPELDPAYTDRTILLADRRDGQPLTAREGPYQIIVPGEKRHSRWVRQVVGLRIGKD; via the coding sequence ATGAACCGTTCCCGTTCCAGTCGACTCGTTCTGGCCCTGGCGATCGGCGTCGTCGCGACGGGCGCGGGCCGGGCGGCCTTCGGGCAGGCGCCGACGCCGGCCAAGGACGCGAAGCCGACGGTCGCGCTGCGGGTTCACGGCGAGGTCGCCAAGCCGCTCGAACTGTCCGCCGCCGATCTCGCCGGCCTGAAGCGGCAGACCGTCACGGCCCGGGCGCACGACAATCGCGAGTCGCGGTATGAAGGCGTCGCGCTCCACGACGTGCTCCAGAAAGCCGTGCTTCCGGCCGGCAAGGATCTCCGCGGCAAGGCGGTCTCGCTGTACCTGATCGTCGAGGCCGCCGACGGCTATCAGGCCCTCTTCGCCCTGCCCGAACTCGACCCGGCGTACACCGACCGGACGATCCTGCTGGCCGACCGTCGCGACGGCCAACCGCTGACCGCCCGCGAGGGGCCGTACCAGATCATCGTGCCCGGCGAGAAGCGGCACTCGCGATGGGTTCGGCAAGTCGTCGGCTTGCGGATCGGCAAGGACTGA